Sequence from the Nocardia brasiliensis genome:
TCACCCACTGCGCCACCGGCATCTGCGGCTGCCGGAGTTGTTTCCCGGCGACGTCGCGGCGAGCACCGACGTGGTCACCGGCCGTCGGCTGATTCTCGGCAACGCCGACGTGCGCATCTCCTACGTCGTCGCCAAGGGCGGTTCACCCCTGTACCGCAACGCGATCGGCGACGAGCTGGTCTACGTGGAATCCGGCTCCGCCGTGGTGGAGACGGTCTTCGGCGCCATCTTCGCCCGCCAGGGCGATCAGGTGCTCATTCCGCGCGCCACCACCCACCGCTGGCTGCCCTCCGGGCCTGAGCCGTTGCGCGCCTACGTGATCGAGGCGTCCAGCCACATCACCCCGCCCAAGCGCTACCTGTCGAAATTCGGCCAGCTGCTCGAGCACGCGCCCTACTGCGAACGCGACCTGCACGGCCCGGCCGAAACGCTCACCGCCACCGGCAAAGACGTCGAGGTGCTGGTGAAGCATCGGGCAGGCGGGAAGGTCGTCGGCACCCGCATGGTCTACGCCGAGCATCCGTTCGACGTGGTCGGCTGGGACGGCTGTCTGTACCCGATCACCTTCAACATCAGCGATTTCGAGCCGATCACCGGGCGCGTGCACCAGCCGCCGCCTGCGCATCAGGCATTCGAGGGGATCAACTTCGTGGTGTGCAACTTCGTGCCGCGCAAGGTCGACTATCACCCGCTGTCGATCCCGGTGCCCTACTACCACTCCAACGTGGACTCCGACGAGATCATGTTCTACTGCGGCGGAAACTACGAGGCGCGCAAGGGATCAGGGATCGCCCAAGGTTCGGTCTCGGTGCACCCCGGCGGGTACGCGCACGGCCCGCAGCCCGGCGCCTACGAGCGCAGCATCGGGCTCGAATACTTCGACGAATTGGCCGTCATGGTCGACACCTTCCGTCCGCTCGAGCTCGGGGAGGGCGCGCTCGCCTGCGAAGACCCGGCTTACGCGTGGACCTGGTCGGGACGGGGGCCGCAGTGAGGACTCGACTCGAAGTGCCCGCCGATTCGCTGTTCGGCGTGGACAACCTGCCCTACGGTGTTTTCGCCCCGGCGGGCCAGAACTATCGGGTGGGCACCAGGATCGGCGATTCGGTTGTCGATCTCGCTGCCACACTGGGTGATCCGGAGTTCGCCGGGCCGAGCCTGGCCGCGCTGATGGCGCAGGGACCGCAGCGCTGGCGCGAGGTGCGCGAGCGGGTTCGCGCGCTCGTCGAGACCGAGATCGACAGCGCCGCGGTGTATCCGCTGTCGCAGGTGCGACTCGGCCTGCCGGTCCCGATCGGCGACTACGTCGACTTCTACGCCAGCATCGACCACGCGACCAACCTCGGCAGGCTCTTTCGCCCCGACAGCGAACCGCTGCTGCCGAACTGGCGGCACCTTCCGGTCGGCTATCACGGTCGCGCGGGCACCGTGGTGGTGTCCGGCACCGAGGTGGTCCGGCCCTGCGGTCAGCGCAGAACCGATTCCGGCACACCGGATTTCGGGCCGTCCCGGCGACTGGACATCGAAGCCGAACTCGGCTTCCTGGTCGGCGTCGGCTCCGAGCTCGGCGCGCCGGTGGAGACCGGGGAGTTCGCCGAGCGGGTGTTCGGTGTCGCGCTGGTCAACGACTGGTCCGCCCGCGATATCCAGGCCTGGGAGTATCAGCCGCTCGGCCCCTTCCTCGGCAAGTCGTTCGCGACCTCGCTCTCGCCGTGGGTCACGCCCCTCGCGGCGCTGGCGGCCGCCCGGGTGCCGACGCCGGAACAGACCCCGCAACCGCTGCCCTACCTGCAGGACAAGGAACCGTGGGGCCTCGACATCGACCTGACCGTGGCGTGGAACGGGCAGGCCGTCACGCATCCGCCCTTCTCCCGGATGTACTGGTCGCCCGCGCAGATGCTGGCACATCTCACCGCGAACGGCGCGGCCACCCGCACCGGCGACCTGTACGCCTCCGGCACCATCTCCGGCCCGGAGCCGGATCAGCGTGGATCGTTCATCGAACTGTCCTGGGGCGGTATGGAACCCGTGCTGGTGAACGGTCAGCAGCGCACCTTCCTTGAGGACGGCGACGAGGTGACCATCACCGCCAGCGCACCGGGCCCGCAGGGCGGGCGCATCGGGCTCGGCGAGGTGAGCGGGCGCATCCTGCCCGCCCGCCGGTGACCGTGTCCCCGCGTCGCATGCCGACCGGCCGACCGGCCGGGGCGCCGCGATCCGGCGGCAAGTAGACCGAAACATCATGAGCCGGGCCGATTCCCCTCGGCCCGGCTCGTGTGCTGTCGGTACCTATTCCGCCGCGACGGCGCCGCGCCCGGCGTGCATCACCCGCAGGAACTCGGTGAGATCCGCGACCAGGGTTTCGACACCGTCCGGGGCCTCGCCGTCGTCGTGATGATGCAGCCAATCCGCGACCAGCTCGAACATGCCGCCGATCGCGGCCAGCGCCAAGGCCAGCCGACCACGCTGGACCGCCGCGTCGCGCGCGGGCTCGCCCGCCCATTCCCGGTCGAGGAACGCCGCCGCCCAGCGCCGATTGCTGCGCCGCATCTTCTCGACCGTCGGTGAGATCCCACCCGCCTCACCGAAGGTCACCTTCGCCAACCGCGGGTCGTCGGCGATCGCGTGCACGAACGCCGCGACCACGGCCGCCGCGCGCTCGGACCAGTCGCGCCCGGCCACCGCGGCCGCACCGGCGATCGCCCGTTGCTGGATCTGCGCGGTGAGCTGTTCGAGCAGGGCGAGGTAGCACGCTTCCTTGCTGTCGAAGTGGTCGTAGAACCCCTTGGTTCCGACGTAGGCGCGCTGGCAGATCTGCTCGATCGATGTTCCCGAATAGCTTTGCTCGGCAAACAGTTCGGTGGCCGCGTCGAGCAGCTGGCTGCGCCGTTGGGCACTGCGCTGCTCGGCGTCGAGTCCACGGATCCGGCGGCGCGCCGGACTCTGGGCAGGCCGCGCGGCGGATTTGCTGCGGGTCATACCACGACGATAGCCCGGCGCAGTTTAGAAAGAGCTCTTGTTGATAACACGTTCCCATGCTGTAATCGCTGTCACGCTGATGAGGAAGGACACTCACGTGTCAGTGATCAAAGGGGATCGGACCGGTCGACCGCGCACCGGAGGGCGGGCGATGGCGGTACTGGTGACCATGGCGATCGCCGTGAGCACCGTGCTGCTGGCCGGCGGCATCAGACCCGCGCCCGCCGCGGCGATGCCACTCCCACACGAGGATTCGTTCTATCAACCACCCGAGGGTTTCGAAGCCGAGGAGCCGGGCACGATCCTGCGTTCGCGCGAGGTCCGCCTGGCCGTGATGACCGTGCTGCCGCTGAACGTCCGTTCCTGGCAGTTGCTCTACCGCACCACCGATCTCGACGAGCGGCCCACGGTCGCGGTCACCACGGTGATCCTGCCCGCGGGGGCGGACCCGAACCGGCACCGGCCGCTGGTCTCGCTCCAGTTCTACTACGACAGCGCGAGCATCGACTGCTCGCCTTCCTATGTGCTGCAACAGGGTTCGGGGCTGTCGGGCATCGAGGGCGTGCACTCGCAGAGCGAGCTGATCGCCATCGCCGCCCTGGTCAGTCAGGGCTGGGCGATCTCGATCCCCGACTACGAGGGCCTCGACGGGCATCTGGCCGTGGCCAAGGAACCCGGCTACATGACCCTCGACGGCGTGCGTGCGGCCCAGCGTTTCGAGCCGCTCGGCCTCGACGGCGCGAATACGCCTGTCGCACTGTGGGGTTACTCGGGCGGCGGGATGGGCTCGGGGTGGGCGGCCCAGATGCAGCCCACCTACGCGCCCGAGCTGAACATGAAGGGCGTCGCGCTCGGCGCGCCGACCTCGGATGTGGTGTCGCTGTTGCACGTCAACGGCTCGATGTTCTCCAGCCTGATCGGCATCGGTATCTCCTCGCTGCGCAAGGCCTACCCCAGGTTCAAGGAGGCGGCCGACCGGTATTTGACGCCCGAGGGCAAAGCCTTGATGGATCGCACTGAGCGGCAATGCCTTCCGCGTAACGCGCTCACCCAGATGTTCGTCGACTACGGCAAACTGCTGACCGTCTCGATCCCGGAGTTCCTCGCGGTCCCCGAGATCAAGGAGGTCTTCGACGCGACCGTGCTCGGCCGCGACATCCCGACCGCGCCGATCTTCCTGTACCAGGGCGTGTTCGACGAGGCGGTGCCGGTGTGGACCAATGACCGACTGAGCCAGCAGTGGTGTGCGGGCGGCGCTTCGGTGATCTACAAGCGCGACCATCTCAGCGAGCACCTCACGTTGCCCTCGCTCGGCATGGCCGACACGCTCAACTGGCTGAAGGGACGGCTCGCGCCGAACGCGCCGGACCAGTTCGGCTGCCGCACCGACAACGTCGTGTCCATGCTGGCCGATTTCAACGCCCTGCTGACCCAGATCGAGATCAACCTGAACGCCACCTTCGGCGCGCTGGGATTCCCGATCGGCCCGCGCGAACGCTGACCAGGCGCCGCGCCCACCTGCCCTCGACCGGAGCCACGGTCGAGGGCAGGTTTGTGTGCGCGGTGCGATGAATTCCCGGCGCTCGCGCCGTCTGCACCGGTACCCCATCGATTCCGGCCCGGAGGACCGCCATGCAGAAGATCGTCACCAATCTCTGGTTCGACACACAGGCCGAGGAGGCCGCCGAGTTCTACTGTTCGTTGTTCGCCGACTCGAAGATCACCGACGTGCAGTACTACAGCGAGTCCAGCGGACGCTCGCCTGATCAGGCCATGGTCGTCGATTTCGAGCTCAACGGCCAGAAGTTCACCGCGATCAACGGCGGCGGCGAGTACCACTACACCCACGCGATGTCGCTGCTGGTCAACTGCGACAGTCAGGCGGAGGTCGACCGGCTGTGGACGGCGCTGCTCGCCGACGGCGGCGCCGAGATCGAATGCGGCTGGCTCAACGACAAATACGGTGTGCCGTGGCAGATCTGGCCGAGCGAGGCCAACGAGCTGGTCACCGGGCCCGACCGGGCGGCCGTCGATCGTGCGATGAAGGCGATGTACGGCATGAAGAAGATCGTGCTGCAGCAGCTGCGCGACGCCTACGAGGGCAAGCAGGACTAGGCGAAACCGACCGGCGCCGGACCGTTGCCACCGGCGCCGACTTGGACAATCCTCCGATCATCGGGCGCGCGCCCCGGTGCGCCGGGTACTGTCGTGCTGGAAAATTTCACACGCCAACGGGGGCTCGCACCAGCGGGCTGAGAGGACGGCTATGGGCCGTCGACCGTATGAACCTGACCGGGTAATGCCGGCGTAGGGAGGAACAAATCATGGCAACAGCCGCGTCCGGATCCGAGATCGTCGACTCCGTCACCACCGGACCGATCGAAGGCAGTGTCAAGCATTACACCGAGGTCGATGGGCTGCGCATTCCCGTGCGCCGGGTCAACCTGACGAACGGGGAGCACTTCGACCTCTACGACACCTCGGGGCCGTACACCGACGACAAGGCCGAGATCGATCTCGAGGCGGGTCTGCCGAAGCTGCGCGACACCTGGACCAAGCCCGAGGTCGAGGGACCGCCGACCCAGCTGGCCTGGGCCAGGCAGGGCATCGTCACGCCGGAGATGCGCTTCATCGCCGCCCGCGAGGGCGTCTCGCCCGAGCTGGTGCGCGCGGAGGTCGCGGCGGGGCGCGCGGTCATTCCGGCCAATCACAAGCATCCGGAACTGGAGCCGACGATCATCGGCAAGAAGTTCCTGGTGAAGATCAACGCGAACATCGGCAACTCGGCGGTCTCGTCCTCGATCGCCGAGGAGGTCGAGAAGATGGTGTGGGCCACCCGCTGGGGCGCCGACACCATCATGGACCTGTCCACCGGCAAGAACATCCACGAGACCCGCGAGTGGATCCTGCGCAACTCCCCGGTGCCGGTCGGCACGGTGCCGATCTATCAGGCGCTGGAGAAGGTGAACGGCGATCCGACCAAGCTCACCTGGGAGATCTACCGCGACACCGTGATCGAGCAGTGCGAGCAGGGCGTGGACTACATGACCGTGCACGCCGGCGTGCTGCTGCGCTACGTGCCGCTGACCGCCAAGCGGGTCACCGGCATCGTCTCGCGCGGCGGATCCATCATGGCCGCCTGGTGTCTGGCGCACCACCAGGAATCGTTCCTATACACCAACTTCGCGGAACTGTGCGAGATCCTCGCGAAGTACGACGTGACCTTCTCCCTCGGCGACGGCCTGCGGCCGGGGTCGATCGCCGACGCCAACGACGAGGCGCAGTTCGCCGAGCTGCGCACCCTCGGTGAGCTGACGAAGATCGCGAAATCCCATGGCGTGCAGGTGATGATCGAGGGCCCCGGCCACGTGCCGATGCACAAGATCGTGGAGAACGTGCGGCTGGAGGAGGAACTCTGCGAGGAGGCGCCGTTCTACACCCTCGGCCCGCTGGCCACCGATATCGCCCCCGCCTACGACCACATCACCTCGGCCATCGGGGCCGCGATCATCGCGCAGGCGGGCACCGCGATGCTGTGCTACGTCACGCCGAAGGAACACCTCGGGTTGCCCAACCGCGACGATGTCAAGGTCGGCGTGATCACCTACAAGATCGCCGCCCATGCCGCCGACCTCGCCAAGGGCCACCCGCACGCCCAGCAGCGTGACGACGAATTGTCCAAGGCGCGTTTCGAATTCCGCTGGCGCGACCAGTTCGCGCTCTCGCTGGATCCGGACACCGCCCGGGAATACCACGACGAGACCCTGCCCGCCGAGCCGGCCAAGACCGCGCACTTCTGCTCGATGTGCGGGCCGAAGTTCTGCTCGATGCGCATCTCAGCGGACGTGCGCGAGTACGCCGAGCGCCACCAGCTGACCGACGTGGAGGCGATCGAGGCGGGCATGGCGGAGAAGTCCGCCGAGTTCATCGATCACGGCAACGCTGTCTATCTGCCGGTCGTCTCGTAACCGCAACGGCCCGTGCACCGCTCGCGCCGCCGCGCGGTGCACGGGTCCGTCAGTCCCTGCGCATCACCTCGAGCAGGGATTCCAGGTGGTCGGCGGGTACCACCCGCATCGACTCGCCGCTACCGCGAATGGTGGCGGCGATCTCGACGGCGACCCGATTGCGCCACCAGTAGATCGCGCGGCTGATCGGCCGCGCGTCGGCCTCCCCCGCGACGAGCAACTGGGCGAGCAGCGTCGTCCCCGCGAACACCGTCGGCCCGGTGACCGGATGGACGAGCACGTGGGTGTGCCCGGGCAGCACCAGCAGCGCGCCCCACGGCCCGACCACCGGATAGTCGTCCAGCCAGCGCACGTGCGCGGTGACGAAATCCGAAGCACCGTAGATCATTCGCAGATCCACGTCGCCCATGCCGTCGATCTCGGCGGCCATCAGATCCAAGCCGCCCTCGGCCCTGGTGTTGCGTTCGGCGATCTCGAATAGATCGGATTCCCTTGCGCCCCAACGCTGTGCGGCCGTGTAGGTCACCGGAACCAGGAACTCGCCGTAGTCGATCAGCACCCGCTGCAGCAGACCGGGCGCGACCAGCCTGCGCACATCGTTGATCAATCCGCTCGTGCGCGTCGAGCACAGGCGGGTGCGCAGCCGCGCCCGCACCGCCGCCAACCGCGCCATGTCCAGCTGTCCGGCGGCCAGATCGGCCAGCTGCGCGTCGAGCCGATCGCCGATCAGCGTCGCCCACAGCTGCCGCGGCGCCCTGGCGACCAGCCGGTCGAGTCGCGTGTGCGGCAGCACCACCCGACAGCCCCGGCCGCCGGACAGCACGAACTCCCCCGCCGACTCCCCGACCACCAACCCATGCCGCACCCCCACCTCGTTGACCAGCAGCTTCATCAACCCGGACGACACATCGCGCATAGCCCCTCGCTCTCGACCGCGACCACCGATCCCAGTATATCGAACATATGTTCGAGCACGTTCGAATTCGGCGGTCGGCGACAACCCGCCGACGTGACCGATGAATTCCGGGCGGCACCCCCGTCTTCTCTGATGAACGCGCTACCGGACAGCGCGACCGACCCCGAAGGAAAGACCGATGACCGCCATCTCCGCCACCAGCACCGCCACCACCGCCCGCCCCGGCAAGACCCGCAACCGGATCCTGTGGGGCCTGCAGATCGTGCTCGGCCTGTTCTTCGTCCTCGTCTCGGGTCTGCCGAAGCTGCTGAACCTGGTTCCCGAGGAGAACACGGCGGCGATGCGGGAAGCAGGCCTCAGCTCGCCGTGGTTCATGTACTTCGTCGGCATCTGCGAGATCGCGGGCGGCATCGGCCTTTGCGTGCGATACCTGAGCGGGCTGGCCGCGGCCGGCCTGTCCGTGCTCACCCTGCTGGCCGCCGCGACCAATGTCTTTCTGACGGATATGCCCGCCTACGCACCCTTCCCGCTGGCGCTGTCGGTGCTCTTCGCCTGGATCGCCTACGAGCGCCGCGACACCATCACCGCGCTGCGCGCACTGCTCACCCGGTGATCACGCGCTGACGAAGAAGCGATCGGCAGGCTCCGGCCCGCCGATCGTTTCCGCCGTTGCCGGCAAGGATGTTCCGGGGTTGGCTCCCTTGCCGGCTCGGCGCTACTTCAGGTGCCTGGCGAAGAACCGACTCCCGGCCTCGCCCTCCCAACTCGGGACGCCGGTGTGCCCGCCCATGTTGGCGTGCAGCGTCTTCTCTTCGGCGCCGAAGGCGTCGAACAGGTCCAGCGCCAGCTGCCGGTCGTTACCCTCATCGTCCCACTGCAGCAACACCAGCAGCGGAATCCTGACCCGCCGCGCCTCGGCGAGCATGCCGCGCGGCACAAAGCTTCCGGCGAACAGCAGCGCGGCCGCGATGCGCGGCTCGACCACCGCCAGCCGCAGGCCGATGCCGATCGGTCCGCCCGAATATCCGACGGGACCGTCGATTTCGGGCAGCGCGAGGGCGGCGTCCACAGTCGCCTGCCATTCGGGAACCGCTTTGTCGACCAGCGGCAGTATGAGGCGATCGACGATATCGTCCGGGACCGGCCCGCCCGCGTCGAGCGCTCGGCGCAGGTCGGCGCGGGCCTGCTCGGCTTCGGCGGACGGCGGCCGGTCGCCGCCGCCGGGGAGTTCGATGGTGACCGCGGCGAAACCATCCGCCGCGGCGTGCCTGGCCCGGCCCGCCACTCGTGGGTACATCCTGCGCAGTCCGCCCGGATGACCGACCAGGATGAGCGGTACCGGTTCGGACGCCGAAGCGGTGGCGGGCGTCCAGAGGACACCGGGGATCTCGCCGAGGGTGAATTCGCGTTCGAGGACGCCGTCGTCGAAGCGTTGTTCGGAAGCGAAGAGCATTGGTCGTGCCTTTCGAGAGTGCCTGCGGCGCTCCCGGACGACCTACCGTCCGACCGTGACCCCAGCGGGGAGCACCCATGTAGATACTGCGTTCACGGGTACCACCTCCTCGTCCTTGCACGGTCGACCGAAAACTAGCAGGGGTCTCGCGATCCGACAACGGGTTTTCCCGCCCGTCCGTCCGTGCCGATGGCCGAGCAAGAGCCGGGTCCGGCCGAGGTGGGCCTCGCTCACCTGCCGTACCGCGCGCCGACATCGATGCGGCAGGAACCGAAACGGCCTTGCCGCGCGGATGCCAAGTCCGACAACGGTATTCGCGAGAGAGCCGCCTACCGCCGAGGGGTGTGCACGGCCGGGGCAAGTGTCAATCGGCATCGACCGGGGTCACGGTGCGCAGATAGGTTGCGGCAGCGTACTTTCCGCCGTATTCGGCGAACTCGAGGGCGGTGGCCTGATGCTCGAGATCCTCGATCGCGGGATCCGCGCCAAGGGCGATGAGGGTTTCGGCCATCGGCACGTCGTCGTTCCAGGCCGCCGCGTGCAGCGGGGTGCCGCGGTGGCGATGGTCGACGCCGAAACCGTGCTCGGCGGCCCGGTTTATCAGCTCGGGCGTTTCGGCCAGTGTTCGCGCCAGCAGTTCGGGCGCCGAGGTGGCGGCGGCGCGGCCCACCGCGATTTCGGGCTCCGCGCACCAGAGGTACGCGGGCGAGCTCCCGCACCACTCAGGGCAGCGGGAGGGTGTGATCGATCAGCACGCGCGCGGCTCGGTCGGTGCGGGCGACGTCGCCGGTGACGAGGCGGTCCTGCAGGATGCCGCGCAGACCCGAGACCAGCAGTGTCGCAACCAGTTCCGGGTCGTCAACGGTGCCGATACCGCGCAGGCCGTCGGCCAGGGCGGCGACGAAGGTCGCGATGGCCGCGCGCGCGTACTCCGCATACGGGTTTTGCGCGGCACAGGCCGCGCCGACCACCTGCAACATCACCCGGACGCTGACCCGCCCCTCGCCCGCGGCGTTGGCCTGCCAGAAGTCCCAGAGCCGGGCCCGCAGCACGGCCACGTCGTCGACCTCGGCGAACAGCGCGGCGAGGTCGGGACGCTGCGTCGCCAGGGCCTGCACCAGCAGTTCTTCCTTGGTGCCGAAGTAGTAGATCAGCATCCGCGAGCTGGTGCCGAGCGCGGCGGCCAGCGGGCGCAGCGACAGCTCGGCAAGGCCGTGCTCGGCGATGTAGCGCACCACGGCGGCGAGCAGTTCCGCGCGTTTGACGTGATCGAGGGGCCGGGCCATAGGTTGACTGTAGCGATCGGTACAGGTATCCATGACACCGTGACTGTAACGAGCGCTTCAGAAACTCCGGACTCCGTCGTCGTCACCGGCTATGCCGCCACCACCTCGCTGGCCGGTGACATGGACACGACGTGGTCGGAGTTACTGCTCGGGCACAGCGGGATCGGCGAACTGACCGACGACTTCGTGCGCGAATACGACCTGCCGGTGCGCATCGGCGGGAAATTGGCGATGCCGCCCGGCGCCCACCTGACCAGGGTGGAGCAGCGCCGACTGTCCTACGTCGAACAGCTGGCCCTGGTGCTGGGCCGCGCGGTGTGGCGTGCCTCGGGCGCGCCCGAGGTGGACGGCGAGCGGCTGGCCGTCGCGATCGGCACCGGGCTCGGCGGCGCGGACGCGCTCATCGGCGCGGTCGACGCCATGCGCGGCGGCGGCTACCGCAAGGTGCCGCCGCTGTCGGTGCCGATGGTGATGCCGAACGGCCCGGCCGCCACGGTCGGGCTCGAAATCGGCGCCAAGGCAGGCGTTTTCGCGCCGGTCTCGGCGTGCTCGTCCGGCTCGGAGGCGATCGCCAACGCGTGGCGGCTGATCCGGACCGGCGAGGCCGACGTGGTGGTCGCGGGCGGGGTGGAAGGCCACATCCACGAGGTGCCGATCGCCAGCTTCGCCATCATGCGCGCGATGAGCACCCGCAACGACGAACCGCAGCGCGCGTCGCGGCCGTTCGACCGGGACCGCGACGGTTTCGTCTTCGGCGAGGCGGGCGCGCTGCTGGTGCTCGAATCGGAGCGGCACGCGCGGGCGCGCGGCGCCGAGATCCACGGCAGGCTGCTCGGCGCCGGCATCACCTCCGACTCGTTCCACATCGTCGCCTCCGAGCCGGAAGGCATCGGCGCCGCCAGGGCGATGCGCAAGGCGATCCAGACCGCGGGCCTCACGCCTTCGGACATTCAGCACGTCAACGCGCACGCAACCTCGACATCGATCGGCGATGCCTCCGAGGCCAACGCGATCGCCGCCGTCGCCCCCGACGCCTCGGTCTACGCGCCGAAATCCGCGCTCGGGCACTCGATCGGCGCGGTGGGCGCGCTGGAATCGCTGGTGACCATGTTGACGCTGCGCGACCAGATCGTCCCGCCCACTTTGAATCTCGATAATCAGGATCCCGCGATCGAGCTGGACATCGTCGCGGGCGCGGCGCGCACCCAGCGCATCGACTACGCGCTGAACAACTCGTTCGGGTTCGGC
This genomic interval carries:
- a CDS encoding homogentisate 1,2-dioxygenase; translated protein: MAFYRQVGAVPPKRHTQHRDEQGRLYYEELMGEEGFSGDSSLLYHRGLPPAIVDSTVWELPDQSTTPNHPLRHRHLRLPELFPGDVAASTDVVTGRRLILGNADVRISYVVAKGGSPLYRNAIGDELVYVESGSAVVETVFGAIFARQGDQVLIPRATTHRWLPSGPEPLRAYVIEASSHITPPKRYLSKFGQLLEHAPYCERDLHGPAETLTATGKDVEVLVKHRAGGKVVGTRMVYAEHPFDVVGWDGCLYPITFNISDFEPITGRVHQPPPAHQAFEGINFVVCNFVPRKVDYHPLSIPVPYYHSNVDSDEIMFYCGGNYEARKGSGIAQGSVSVHPGGYAHGPQPGAYERSIGLEYFDELAVMVDTFRPLELGEGALACEDPAYAWTWSGRGPQ
- the fahA gene encoding fumarylacetoacetase, which translates into the protein MRTRLEVPADSLFGVDNLPYGVFAPAGQNYRVGTRIGDSVVDLAATLGDPEFAGPSLAALMAQGPQRWREVRERVRALVETEIDSAAVYPLSQVRLGLPVPIGDYVDFYASIDHATNLGRLFRPDSEPLLPNWRHLPVGYHGRAGTVVVSGTEVVRPCGQRRTDSGTPDFGPSRRLDIEAELGFLVGVGSELGAPVETGEFAERVFGVALVNDWSARDIQAWEYQPLGPFLGKSFATSLSPWVTPLAALAAARVPTPEQTPQPLPYLQDKEPWGLDIDLTVAWNGQAVTHPPFSRMYWSPAQMLAHLTANGAATRTGDLYASGTISGPEPDQRGSFIELSWGGMEPVLVNGQQRTFLEDGDEVTITASAPGPQGGRIGLGEVSGRILPARR
- a CDS encoding TetR/AcrR family transcriptional regulator, coding for MTRSKSAARPAQSPARRRIRGLDAEQRSAQRRSQLLDAATELFAEQSYSGTSIEQICQRAYVGTKGFYDHFDSKEACYLALLEQLTAQIQQRAIAGAAAVAGRDWSERAAAVVAAFVHAIADDPRLAKVTFGEAGGISPTVEKMRRSNRRWAAAFLDREWAGEPARDAAVQRGRLALALAAIGGMFELVADWLHHHDDGEAPDGVETLVADLTEFLRVMHAGRGAVAAE
- a CDS encoding lipase family protein, with product MAVLVTMAIAVSTVLLAGGIRPAPAAAMPLPHEDSFYQPPEGFEAEEPGTILRSREVRLAVMTVLPLNVRSWQLLYRTTDLDERPTVAVTTVILPAGADPNRHRPLVSLQFYYDSASIDCSPSYVLQQGSGLSGIEGVHSQSELIAIAALVSQGWAISIPDYEGLDGHLAVAKEPGYMTLDGVRAAQRFEPLGLDGANTPVALWGYSGGGMGSGWAAQMQPTYAPELNMKGVALGAPTSDVVSLLHVNGSMFSSLIGIGISSLRKAYPRFKEAADRYLTPEGKALMDRTERQCLPRNALTQMFVDYGKLLTVSIPEFLAVPEIKEVFDATVLGRDIPTAPIFLYQGVFDEAVPVWTNDRLSQQWCAGGASVIYKRDHLSEHLTLPSLGMADTLNWLKGRLAPNAPDQFGCRTDNVVSMLADFNALLTQIEINLNATFGALGFPIGPRER
- a CDS encoding VOC family protein; this encodes MQKIVTNLWFDTQAEEAAEFYCSLFADSKITDVQYYSESSGRSPDQAMVVDFELNGQKFTAINGGGEYHYTHAMSLLVNCDSQAEVDRLWTALLADGGAEIECGWLNDKYGVPWQIWPSEANELVTGPDRAAVDRAMKAMYGMKKIVLQQLRDAYEGKQD
- the thiC gene encoding phosphomethylpyrimidine synthase ThiC, whose amino-acid sequence is MATAASGSEIVDSVTTGPIEGSVKHYTEVDGLRIPVRRVNLTNGEHFDLYDTSGPYTDDKAEIDLEAGLPKLRDTWTKPEVEGPPTQLAWARQGIVTPEMRFIAAREGVSPELVRAEVAAGRAVIPANHKHPELEPTIIGKKFLVKINANIGNSAVSSSIAEEVEKMVWATRWGADTIMDLSTGKNIHETREWILRNSPVPVGTVPIYQALEKVNGDPTKLTWEIYRDTVIEQCEQGVDYMTVHAGVLLRYVPLTAKRVTGIVSRGGSIMAAWCLAHHQESFLYTNFAELCEILAKYDVTFSLGDGLRPGSIADANDEAQFAELRTLGELTKIAKSHGVQVMIEGPGHVPMHKIVENVRLEEELCEEAPFYTLGPLATDIAPAYDHITSAIGAAIIAQAGTAMLCYVTPKEHLGLPNRDDVKVGVITYKIAAHAADLAKGHPHAQQRDDELSKARFEFRWRDQFALSLDPDTAREYHDETLPAEPAKTAHFCSMCGPKFCSMRISADVREYAERHQLTDVEAIEAGMAEKSAEFIDHGNAVYLPVVS
- a CDS encoding DoxX family protein, producing MTAISATSTATTARPGKTRNRILWGLQIVLGLFFVLVSGLPKLLNLVPEENTAAMREAGLSSPWFMYFVGICEIAGGIGLCVRYLSGLAAAGLSVLTLLAAATNVFLTDMPAYAPFPLALSVLFAWIAYERRDTITALRALLTR
- a CDS encoding dienelactone hydrolase family protein, which produces MLFASEQRFDDGVLEREFTLGEIPGVLWTPATASASEPVPLILVGHPGGLRRMYPRVAGRARHAAADGFAAVTIELPGGGDRPPSAEAEQARADLRRALDAGGPVPDDIVDRLILPLVDKAVPEWQATVDAALALPEIDGPVGYSGGPIGIGLRLAVVEPRIAAALLFAGSFVPRGMLAEARRVRIPLLVLLQWDDEGNDRQLALDLFDAFGAEEKTLHANMGGHTGVPSWEGEAGSRFFARHLK
- a CDS encoding ankyrin repeat domain-containing protein, producing MGRAAATSAPELLARTLAETPELINRAAEHGFGVDHRHRGTPLHAAAWNDDVPMAETLIALGADPAIEDLEHQATALEFAEYGGKYAAATYLRTVTPVDAD
- a CDS encoding TetR/AcrR family transcriptional regulator yields the protein MARPLDHVKRAELLAAVVRYIAEHGLAELSLRPLAAALGTSSRMLIYYFGTKEELLVQALATQRPDLAALFAEVDDVAVLRARLWDFWQANAAGEGRVSVRVMLQVVGAACAAQNPYAEYARAAIATFVAALADGLRGIGTVDDPELVATLLVSGLRGILQDRLVTGDVARTDRAARVLIDHTLPLP
- a CDS encoding KasA/KasB family beta-ketoacyl-ACP synthase; amino-acid sequence: MTVTSASETPDSVVVTGYAATTSLAGDMDTTWSELLLGHSGIGELTDDFVREYDLPVRIGGKLAMPPGAHLTRVEQRRLSYVEQLALVLGRAVWRASGAPEVDGERLAVAIGTGLGGADALIGAVDAMRGGGYRKVPPLSVPMVMPNGPAATVGLEIGAKAGVFAPVSACSSGSEAIANAWRLIRTGEADVVVAGGVEGHIHEVPIASFAIMRAMSTRNDEPQRASRPFDRDRDGFVFGEAGALLVLESERHARARGAEIHGRLLGAGITSDSFHIVASEPEGIGAARAMRKAIQTAGLTPSDIQHVNAHATSTSIGDASEANAIAAVAPDASVYAPKSALGHSIGAVGALESLVTMLTLRDQIVPPTLNLDNQDPAIELDIVAGAARTQRIDYALNNSFGFGGHNVALVFGRV